One window of Candidatus Nitrospira kreftii genomic DNA carries:
- a CDS encoding 50S ribosomal subunit protein L31, protein MQKGIHPVYREATVHCACGNSFKTRTTIGNISVDICSNCHPFFTGTQKIVDTEGRVERFKKKYAKKGK, encoded by the coding sequence ATGCAGAAGGGTATTCATCCAGTCTATCGGGAGGCCACCGTTCACTGCGCGTGCGGGAATTCCTTCAAGACTCGTACGACCATCGGTAACATCAGCGTCGATATCTGTTCTAATTGTCATCCGTTCTTCACCGGTACGCAGAAGATCGTCGACACTGAGGGACGGGTCGAACGGTTCAAAAAGAAATACGCGAAGAAGGGTAAGTAG
- a CDS encoding hypothetical protein (transcription termination factor), producing the protein MSVAKGEVMHLAELKQKSIADLNDVARDLKIEGAANLRKQELIFAILQAQTEKNGSVYGEGVLETLPDGFGFLRAPDSNYLPGPDDIYISPSQIRRFNLRTGDIVSGQIRPPKESERYFALLKVEKVNYEDPEVARDKILFDNLTPLYPEERLNLEFDREEYCTRVMDLTTPIGKGQRGLIVAAPRTGKTMLLQAIARAILKNHSEVTLIVLLIDERPEEVTDWQRQVKAEVISSTFDEPAQRHAQVAEMVLEKAKRLVEHKKDVVILLDSITRLARAYNTIAPPSGKVLSGGLDSNALQRPKRFFGAARNIENGGSLTIMATALVDTGSRMDDVIFEEFKGTGNMEVHLDRRLADKRLFPAIDISQSGTRKEELLVDKDRLNKMWILRKVLSPLGTMEAMEFLMDKIGGTKNNQEFLQSMNR; encoded by the coding sequence ATGTCAGTAGCTAAGGGGGAAGTAATGCATCTCGCAGAATTGAAGCAGAAGTCCATTGCCGACCTGAATGATGTGGCTCGTGACTTAAAAATAGAAGGTGCCGCCAACTTACGGAAACAAGAGCTCATCTTCGCGATTCTCCAGGCGCAGACCGAGAAAAACGGTTCGGTTTACGGCGAAGGAGTGCTCGAAACTCTTCCTGATGGATTCGGCTTCCTCCGTGCCCCTGACTCCAATTACTTACCGGGACCCGACGACATTTATATCTCTCCATCACAAATTCGGCGATTCAACCTCCGCACGGGCGACATTGTGTCAGGCCAAATCCGCCCTCCAAAAGAAAGTGAACGGTATTTTGCCCTGCTCAAGGTCGAAAAGGTCAATTACGAAGATCCAGAGGTGGCGCGAGATAAAATCTTGTTCGACAACCTCACCCCGTTGTATCCCGAAGAGCGACTTAACCTGGAATTTGACCGCGAAGAGTATTGCACTCGGGTAATGGATTTGACGACTCCCATCGGTAAAGGCCAACGAGGATTGATTGTGGCGGCTCCGCGTACCGGAAAGACCATGTTGTTGCAGGCGATCGCTCGCGCCATCCTGAAGAATCATAGTGAAGTGACCCTCATTGTCTTGCTCATCGATGAACGGCCGGAGGAAGTTACAGACTGGCAGAGACAAGTGAAGGCAGAAGTGATCAGTTCAACCTTTGATGAACCGGCTCAGCGGCATGCCCAAGTTGCTGAAATGGTACTAGAGAAGGCAAAGCGGCTGGTTGAGCACAAAAAGGATGTTGTCATTCTGTTGGATAGCATCACGCGACTGGCTCGCGCCTACAACACCATTGCCCCACCGAGCGGCAAGGTGCTCTCCGGTGGTCTCGATTCCAACGCACTGCAACGGCCGAAACGCTTCTTTGGAGCGGCACGAAACATTGAGAACGGCGGAAGCTTGACCATCATGGCGACCGCACTGGTGGATACCGGTAGTCGAATGGACGATGTCATCTTTGAAGAATTCAAAGGAACCGGAAATATGGAGGTTCACCTGGATCGTCGTCTCGCTGATAAGCGTCTCTTCCCGGCCATCGATATCAGTCAGTCTGGGACGAGAAAAGAAGAATTGCTGGTGGATAAGGATCGGCTTAATAAGATGTGGATTCTTCGCAAGGTGCTCAGCCCCTTGGGCACGATGGAAGCCATGGAATTCCTTATGGATAAGATTGGTGGCACTAAGAACAATCAAGAGTTCCTGCAGTCGATGAATCGATAG